AGGCAGAGCAGGACGAGCATCAGCCAGCGGCGCGGGTCGGCCGGGGGCTGCGAAGCGGACGCGTGGTGCGCGTCAGCGGTGCTGTGCGTCACGACGACTCCTCCGAGCGTGCGATACGGAAGGGGGAAGTGCGGCCGGGCCACGACGAACTCGGTACGAGCCCGGTCAAGTGAACTGTACGGCCCAGTACATATGAACTCAACCGTTCAGTTCACATGTCGGTAGACTCGTCGCATGAGCACGAAGGACGTCAAGCGGCTCCCCGCCGGACCGCGCGCCGAGGCAAAGCGACTGGCCATCCTCAAAGCGGCCCGCGAGCTGTTTCTGCGTGAGGGTTTCGACGTGAGCGTCGATCTCATCGCCGCCGAGGCGGGCGTGTCCAAGGTGACGGTCTACAACCACTTCGGCAGCAAGGAAGCCCTGTTCATCGGGGTCGTCAAGGACTCGCTCGACGCCCCGCTCGGCGGCACCCTCGCCGACGCCATCGCCCGCCTCGCCGACTCGGACGACCTGCGTGAGTCGCTCATCACCGCCGCCCGCGCCTGGGTGGCCGGAATCCGCACCAACCCGGAGATCCTCGCGTTGCGGAACGTCGTCGCCCGCGAACTGCACCGCTTCCCCGAACTCGGCGAGGGCTGGCACGACGCCGGTCCCGAGCGCCATCACCCCGCCGTCGCGGGAGCACTCCGGCAACTGGTCGCACAGAGCCGGCTCGACGTCCCCGACGTCGAGGTGGCTGTGCTCCAGCTCTACTCCCTGCTGGTCTTCCCGTACCTGGTCTTCAGTGCCTACGGCACCGACGTCGACGACGGTCTCACCGACCGTCTGATCACGGGTGGGGTCGACATGTTCCTGGGCCGCTACGCCCCGCGTCACACCGAGCCGTAACCCGAGCCGTAAGGGGAACCGCCTTGCCCGATCCCAGCGCATACGAGGTCCGCCCCGGCGTCCCGTCGGTGGAGGACTACCGCCGGCTCCGCACCCGCGCCGGTCTCAGCGACAAGTCGGCCGAGGGCACGGCGGTGGGGCTGGCCCACACCTGGTACGGGGTGGTGGTCGTCCACGGCGGCGATCCGATCGGCATGGGCCGGATCATCGGCGACGGTGGATGCTTCTTCCAGATCGTCGACATCTGCGTGCTGCCCGAGCACCAGGGCCATGGAGTCGGCCGCCGCATCATGCAGGCCCTGAACGACGAGTTGGAACGCCGCGCGCCGGCACTCTCGTACGTCTCCCTCATGGCCGACGGCGACGCGCACCCTCTCTACCGGAGGTTCGGGTTCACCGACAGGGCACCCAAGTCCATCGGGATGACCCGCTTCATCCGGGCCCGCCGAAGGGCGGCACCGTCGTCCGGGGTTGTCCATGCAACCCTCGGCCGGG
This portion of the Streptomyces mirabilis genome encodes:
- a CDS encoding TetR/AcrR family transcriptional regulator, producing MSTKDVKRLPAGPRAEAKRLAILKAARELFLREGFDVSVDLIAAEAGVSKVTVYNHFGSKEALFIGVVKDSLDAPLGGTLADAIARLADSDDLRESLITAARAWVAGIRTNPEILALRNVVARELHRFPELGEGWHDAGPERHHPAVAGALRQLVAQSRLDVPDVEVAVLQLYSLLVFPYLVFSAYGTDVDDGLTDRLITGGVDMFLGRYAPRHTEP